A genomic segment from uncultured Erythrobacter sp. encodes:
- a CDS encoding nitroreductase encodes MGGTPDQTYAEVVLGRRSIRGYLDKPVPRALIEEILTMAMRSPTSMNTQPWHFHVITGEPLDRIRKGNTENILAGVPDSREFRRGEAFAGVHRDRQVEVAKQLFGAMGIERDDKDARQDWVLRGFRQFDAPVCVIVTYDRELGGSDDTAFDCGAVTTALVNAAWSRGLGCVINSQGIMQSPVVREHAGIPEDQVIMKAVALGWPDPDFPANAVVSLRKSVDEAARFIGFD; translated from the coding sequence ATGGGCGGCACGCCTGACCAGACTTACGCCGAGGTCGTCCTCGGGCGGCGAAGCATTCGCGGCTATCTCGACAAGCCCGTGCCGCGTGCGTTGATCGAAGAAATCCTCACGATGGCGATGCGCTCGCCCACGTCGATGAACACCCAGCCGTGGCACTTCCACGTTATCACCGGCGAACCGCTTGATCGCATTCGCAAGGGCAACACCGAGAACATCCTCGCCGGCGTGCCCGACAGCCGCGAATTCCGGCGGGGCGAGGCGTTTGCAGGCGTCCACCGCGACCGGCAGGTCGAGGTCGCCAAGCAATTGTTCGGCGCGATGGGGATCGAACGCGATGACAAGGACGCGCGCCAAGACTGGGTGCTTCGCGGCTTCCGCCAGTTTGACGCGCCGGTGTGCGTGATCGTCACCTACGACCGCGAGCTTGGCGGATCCGACGACACAGCCTTCGATTGCGGCGCGGTGACGACCGCGTTGGTCAACGCGGCATGGTCACGCGGGCTGGGCTGCGTGATCAACTCGCAAGGGATCATGCAGAGCCCGGTGGTGCGCGAACACGCGGGCATCCCCGAGGATCAGGTGATCATGAAGGCGGTTGCGCTGGGCTGGCCCGATCCGGACTTCCCGGCGAACGCAGTGGTGAGCCTGCGCAAAAGCGTGGACGAGGCGGCGCGCTTCATCGGCTTCGACTAG
- a CDS encoding glutamate synthase subunit beta: MGKETGFLELDRRERDYLDPQERLKNYREFVIQPDEGTLAGQASRCMNCGIPYCHNGCPVNNLIPDWNHLVYEADWKRALAMLHSTNNFPEFTGRICPAPCEAACTLNIIDQPVTIKSIECAIVDRGWKEGWIHPQVPAKKTGKSVAVVGSGPAGLACAQQLARAGHSVTVFEKSDRVGGLLRYGIPDFKMEKHLINRRAQQMEAEGVTFKTSKEVGVDISFASLRENFDAVVLAGGAEDARPLQIPGAEMSGVRLAMEFLTQQNKRVAGDDELRAAPRGSLLATGKHVVVLGGGDTGSDCVGTSNRQGALSVTQLEIMPKPPEKEDKALTWPDWPMKLRTSSSHQEGVERDWAVLAKRVLGDGQKVTGLECVRVEWVGGSMQEMAGSEFTIPADLILLAMGFVGPKKAGLLEQAGVTLSPRGNVDADTESYATSEPGVFACGDMRRGQSLVVWAIREGRQAARSVDEALMGVSELPR; the protein is encoded by the coding sequence GTGGGCAAGGAAACCGGATTTCTCGAGCTGGACCGCCGTGAGCGGGATTATCTCGATCCGCAGGAACGGCTGAAGAACTACCGCGAATTCGTCATCCAGCCGGATGAGGGCACGCTGGCGGGCCAAGCCTCGCGCTGCATGAATTGCGGCATTCCGTACTGCCACAATGGCTGTCCGGTGAATAACCTGATCCCCGACTGGAACCACCTCGTCTATGAGGCGGACTGGAAGCGCGCGTTGGCGATGCTGCATTCCACCAACAACTTCCCGGAATTCACCGGCCGCATCTGCCCCGCTCCGTGCGAGGCGGCGTGCACGCTCAACATCATCGACCAGCCGGTCACCATCAAGTCGATCGAATGCGCCATCGTCGATCGCGGGTGGAAGGAAGGCTGGATCCACCCGCAGGTGCCTGCGAAGAAGACCGGCAAGTCGGTCGCGGTCGTCGGCTCTGGCCCGGCAGGGCTCGCCTGCGCGCAGCAATTGGCGCGTGCGGGGCACTCGGTCACGGTGTTCGAAAAGTCGGATCGCGTCGGCGGCTTGCTGCGGTACGGCATCCCCGACTTCAAGATGGAAAAGCACCTCATCAACCGCCGCGCCCAGCAGATGGAAGCGGAAGGGGTGACGTTCAAAACCTCCAAGGAAGTCGGCGTCGACATCTCCTTTGCCTCCCTGCGCGAAAACTTTGATGCGGTGGTGCTGGCGGGCGGCGCAGAGGATGCGCGCCCTTTGCAGATTCCCGGCGCGGAAATGTCGGGCGTGCGGTTGGCGATGGAATTCCTGACCCAGCAGAACAAGCGCGTCGCGGGCGATGACGAGCTCCGCGCCGCACCGCGCGGGTCTTTGCTGGCGACCGGCAAGCACGTCGTGGTGCTCGGCGGCGGGGATACGGGGAGCGACTGTGTCGGCACCTCGAACCGTCAGGGTGCGCTCAGCGTCACCCAGCTCGAAATCATGCCCAAGCCGCCGGAGAAGGAAGACAAGGCGCTGACCTGGCCCGATTGGCCGATGAAGCTGCGCACCTCCTCCAGCCACCAGGAAGGCGTGGAGCGCGACTGGGCGGTTCTGGCCAAGCGCGTGCTGGGCGATGGCCAGAAAGTCACCGGCCTCGAATGCGTGCGCGTCGAGTGGGTTGGCGGGTCCATGCAGGAAATGGCGGGCAGCGAATTCACCATCCCCGCCGATCTGATCCTGCTGGCGATGGGCTTTGTCGGGCCGAAGAAGGCCGGATTGCTCGAACAGGCCGGCGTCACGCTGAGCCCGCGCGGCAATGTCGATGCTGACACCGAAAGCTACGCCACCTCCGAACCCGGTGTCTTCGCCTGCGGCGATATGCGGCGCGGGCAGAGCCTTGTGGTCTGGGCGATCCGCGAGGGCCGCCAAGCCGCGCGCAGCGTGGACGAGGCGTTGATGGGGGTTAGCGAACTGCCGCGCTAA
- the gltB gene encoding glutamate synthase large subunit, whose amino-acid sequence MGYPSSQGLYDPANEHDACGVGMVAHIKGEKSHAIVAQALDILDRLDHRGAVGSDPLLGDGAGILIQIPDPLIRGWADANGHDLPAPGDYGVAMCFLPQDDAARDFVKARMEAFTAKEGQRFIGWREVPTTMDGLGAAVIASMPVIEMAVIARGAICADQDAFERKLLTIRKQVQNPLAMLAEKHGLPGVTETYIPSFSTRTIVYKGLLLATQVGSFYDDLRDPACVSALGLVHQRFSTNTFPSWRLAHPFRFIAHNGEINTVRGNVNWMNARRRTMESELLGPDLDKMWPIIPYGQSDTACLDNALELLIAGGYSLAHAMMILIPEAWSGNAQMTPERRAFYEYHAALMEPWDGPAAVCFTDGRQIGATLDRNGLRPARFCVTKDDIVCLASESGVLPFAEEDIVRKWRLQPGKMLLIDLDQGRIIEDDELKAELANAEPYAEWLQQAQYKLEDITDVVPELAAIPAEETTLLQRQQAFGYTQEDITRFLEPMAVDGDDPIGSMGTDTPIAVLSDRARLLYDYFKQNFAQVTNPPIDPIREELVMSLTSMIGPRPNLLGRDAGTHKRLEVHQPILTNEDLAKIRSVEEALDGAFRCATIDMTWDASTGAEGLEMALKEMCWAATEAVLQDHNILVLSDRGQSEARVPMPALLATAAVHHHLVRQGLRMQTGLVVETGEAREVHHFCVLAGYGAEAINPYLAFETIEALRVKRHADLPATKVQQNFIKGVGKGIRKVMSKMGISTYQSYCGAQIFDAVGLSTEFTQKYFTGTATTIEGIGLAEVAEEALRRHGQAYGDNPLYDGMLDVGGIYQYRLRGEEHAWTPQNVAQLQHAVRGNDPKNYAEFAASINEQSERLLTIRGLLEFKKADKPIPLDEVEPAAEIVKRFSTGAMSLGSISHEAHSTMAIAMNRIGGRSNTGEGGEEPFRFKPMANGDSMRSRIKQVASGRFGVTTEYLVNSDDIQIKMAQGAKPGEGGQLPGHKVDKRIGAVRHSTPGVGLISPPPHHDIYSIEDLAQLIHDLKNVNPVARISVKLVSEVGVGTVAAGVSKARADHVTIAGYDGGTGASPLTSLTHAGSPWEIGLAETQQTLLLNDLRERIAVQVDGGLRTGRDVAIGALLGADEFGFATAPLIAAGCIMMRKCHLNTCPVGVATQDPVLRARFTGQPEHVVNYMFFVAEELRAIMAEMGIRTVAEMVGRVDLLDTRRMHRHWKARGIDLARILHQVEIKEGASLRQRGTQDHGLEGALDNQLIADCRSAIDTKAPVQLAYDVRNVNRTVGAMLSGEVAKAHGHEGLPTDTIRINLTGVAGQSFGAWLAHGVTLDLVGDANDYVGKGLSGGRIIVRQPAEAPRNAQDNIIVGNTVMYGAIAGEAYFNGVAGERFAVRNSGAIAVVEGTGDHGCEYMTGGVVVVLGKTGRNFAAGMSGGVAYVYDPDGAFTDLVNHAQVDLLPIAAGPDAEEGTGRPSQRPRSVNDLGMGDMLRHDAERLRILVERHQLHTGSKLAGALLADWDAALGKFVKVMPRDYAAALKRLEAERHEAESVAAE is encoded by the coding sequence ATGGGATACCCTTCCTCCCAGGGTCTCTATGACCCCGCCAACGAACATGACGCCTGCGGCGTCGGTATGGTTGCGCATATCAAGGGCGAAAAAAGCCACGCGATCGTTGCGCAGGCCTTGGACATTCTCGACCGGCTTGATCACCGCGGCGCGGTGGGTTCCGATCCGTTGCTGGGAGATGGCGCAGGCATTCTGATCCAGATTCCCGATCCGCTGATTCGCGGTTGGGCCGACGCCAATGGTCACGATCTGCCCGCGCCCGGTGACTATGGCGTCGCCATGTGCTTCCTCCCGCAGGACGATGCCGCGCGCGATTTTGTCAAGGCGCGGATGGAAGCCTTCACCGCCAAGGAAGGCCAGCGTTTCATCGGCTGGCGCGAAGTGCCGACCACGATGGACGGGCTGGGCGCTGCGGTGATCGCGTCCATGCCGGTGATCGAGATGGCGGTGATCGCCCGCGGGGCAATCTGCGCCGATCAGGACGCGTTCGAGCGCAAGCTGCTCACCATCCGCAAGCAGGTGCAGAACCCGCTGGCGATGCTCGCGGAAAAGCACGGCCTGCCGGGCGTGACCGAGACTTATATCCCGAGCTTTTCGACCCGCACCATCGTGTACAAGGGCCTGCTGCTGGCGACGCAGGTGGGCAGCTTTTACGACGATCTGCGCGATCCGGCCTGCGTTTCGGCACTAGGCCTCGTCCACCAGCGCTTCTCGACCAACACCTTCCCCAGCTGGCGGCTCGCCCACCCGTTCCGCTTCATCGCCCACAACGGCGAGATCAACACGGTGCGCGGCAACGTCAACTGGATGAACGCCCGCCGCCGCACGATGGAAAGCGAGCTGCTCGGACCCGATCTCGACAAGATGTGGCCGATCATCCCGTACGGGCAATCGGACACGGCGTGCCTCGATAACGCGCTCGAACTGCTGATCGCGGGCGGATACTCGCTGGCCCACGCGATGATGATCCTCATCCCCGAAGCGTGGAGCGGCAATGCGCAGATGACGCCCGAACGGCGCGCGTTTTACGAATATCACGCCGCGCTGATGGAGCCGTGGGACGGCCCGGCGGCGGTGTGCTTCACCGATGGCCGCCAGATCGGCGCGACGCTGGACCGCAACGGGCTCCGGCCTGCGCGCTTCTGCGTCACCAAGGACGATATCGTCTGCCTCGCTTCGGAAAGCGGCGTTCTGCCGTTTGCCGAGGAAGACATTGTGCGCAAGTGGCGGCTCCAGCCGGGCAAGATGCTGCTGATTGACCTCGATCAGGGCCGCATCATCGAGGATGACGAGCTGAAGGCCGAACTCGCCAATGCCGAGCCCTATGCCGAGTGGCTCCAGCAGGCGCAGTACAAGCTTGAAGACATCACCGATGTCGTGCCGGAACTCGCCGCAATCCCGGCTGAGGAAACCACGCTGCTGCAACGCCAGCAGGCGTTCGGATACACGCAGGAAGACATCACCCGCTTCCTCGAACCGATGGCCGTGGATGGTGACGATCCAATCGGATCGATGGGCACCGATACGCCGATTGCCGTGCTGTCTGACCGGGCGCGGCTGCTCTACGATTACTTCAAGCAGAACTTCGCGCAGGTCACCAACCCGCCGATTGACCCGATCCGCGAAGAATTGGTGATGAGCCTCACCAGCATGATCGGCCCGCGCCCGAACCTGCTGGGCCGCGATGCGGGGACGCACAAGCGGCTCGAAGTGCATCAGCCGATCCTGACGAATGAGGATCTCGCCAAGATTCGGTCGGTCGAAGAAGCGCTCGACGGCGCGTTCCGCTGCGCCACCATCGACATGACATGGGATGCCAGCACCGGGGCCGAGGGCCTTGAAATGGCGCTCAAGGAAATGTGCTGGGCCGCGACCGAAGCGGTGTTGCAGGATCACAACATCCTCGTCCTCAGCGACCGGGGCCAGAGCGAAGCGCGCGTGCCGATGCCCGCGCTGTTGGCGACGGCGGCGGTGCATCACCACCTCGTGCGGCAGGGCCTGCGGATGCAGACCGGCCTCGTGGTCGAAACCGGCGAAGCGCGCGAAGTGCATCACTTCTGCGTGCTGGCGGGCTACGGCGCCGAAGCGATCAACCCCTATCTCGCCTTCGAGACGATCGAGGCGCTGCGCGTCAAGCGCCATGCCGATCTGCCCGCCACCAAGGTGCAGCAGAACTTCATCAAGGGGGTGGGCAAGGGCATCCGCAAGGTCATGTCCAAGATGGGCATTTCGACCTACCAGTCATACTGCGGCGCGCAGATTTTCGATGCGGTGGGCCTGTCGACCGAATTTACCCAGAAGTACTTCACCGGCACCGCCACCACCATCGAAGGCATCGGCCTGGCCGAAGTCGCCGAGGAAGCGCTGCGGCGTCACGGGCAGGCTTATGGCGACAACCCGCTGTATGACGGGATGCTCGATGTCGGCGGCATCTACCAATACCGCCTGCGCGGCGAGGAACACGCCTGGACCCCGCAGAACGTCGCCCAGCTCCAGCACGCGGTGCGCGGCAATGATCCCAAGAACTACGCCGAGTTTGCAGCGTCAATCAACGAACAGTCCGAACGCCTGCTGACAATCCGCGGCCTGCTTGAATTCAAGAAGGCCGACAAACCGATCCCGCTCGACGAGGTCGAACCCGCAGCGGAAATCGTGAAGCGGTTCTCGACTGGCGCGATGAGCCTCGGTTCGATCAGCCACGAAGCGCACTCAACGATGGCGATCGCGATGAACCGTATCGGCGGGCGTTCGAACACGGGTGAGGGCGGGGAGGAGCCATTCCGGTTCAAGCCGATGGCGAACGGGGACTCGATGCGCAGCCGCATCAAGCAGGTCGCCTCGGGCCGGTTTGGCGTGACCACCGAATATCTCGTCAATTCGGACGATATCCAGATCAAAATGGCGCAGGGCGCAAAGCCCGGTGAGGGCGGCCAGCTGCCCGGCCACAAGGTCGACAAGCGCATCGGCGCGGTGCGGCACTCGACGCCGGGCGTGGGCCTGATCTCGCCCCCGCCGCACCACGACATCTATTCGATCGAAGACCTCGCGCAGCTCATTCACGATCTGAAGAACGTGAACCCGGTCGCGCGCATCTCCGTGAAGCTGGTGTCCGAAGTCGGCGTCGGCACGGTCGCGGCGGGCGTTTCCAAGGCGCGCGCGGACCATGTGACGATTGCAGGCTATGACGGCGGGACCGGCGCATCGCCGCTGACCTCGCTGACCCACGCGGGTTCGCCGTGGGAGATCGGCCTTGCCGAGACGCAGCAGACCCTGCTGCTCAACGATCTGCGGGAACGGATCGCGGTGCAGGTCGATGGCGGACTGCGTACGGGCCGCGACGTTGCCATCGGGGCGCTGCTCGGCGCGGACGAGTTCGGCTTTGCCACCGCTCCCCTGATCGCGGCCGGGTGCATCATGATGCGCAAGTGCCACCTCAACACCTGCCCCGTCGGCGTTGCCACGCAAGACCCGGTGCTGCGCGCGCGCTTCACTGGTCAGCCGGAGCACGTCGTCAACTACATGTTCTTCGTCGCCGAGGAACTGCGGGCGATTATGGCTGAGATGGGCATCCGCACCGTCGCCGAAATGGTCGGCCGGGTCGACCTGCTCGACACGCGCCGGATGCATCGCCACTGGAAGGCGCGGGGGATCGACCTTGCGCGCATCCTGCATCAGGTTGAGATCAAGGAAGGCGCCTCGCTGCGCCAGCGCGGCACGCAGGATCATGGGCTTGAAGGCGCGCTCGACAACCAGCTCATCGCCGATTGCCGGAGCGCCATCGATACCAAGGCTCCGGTGCAACTCGCCTACGACGTGCGCAATGTGAACCGCACGGTCGGCGCGATGCTCTCGGGCGAGGTCGCCAAGGCGCATGGGCATGAGGGCCTGCCGACCGACACGATCCGCATCAACCTGACGGGCGTGGCCGGGCAGAGCTTCGGCGCGTGGCTGGCCCACGGCGTGACGCTCGATCTGGTCGGCGATGCCAATGACTATGTCGGCAAGGGCCTGTCAGGCGGGCGCATCATCGTGCGCCAGCCCGCCGAAGCCCCGCGCAATGCGCAGGACAACATCATCGTCGGCAATACGGTGATGTATGGCGCCATCGCAGGCGAGGCCTACTTCAACGGCGTTGCGGGTGAGCGGTTCGCGGTGCGTAACTCGGGCGCCATTGCGGTGGTCGAAGGAACCGGGGATCACGGCTGCGAATACATGACCGGCGGCGTAGTGGTCGTACTCGGCAAGACCGGGCGCAATTTCGCAGCGGGAATGAGTGGCGGGGTCGCCTATGTCTATGACCCGGACGGCGCGTTTACCGATCTGGTCAACCATGCGCAGGTCGATCTGCTGCCGATTGCAGCCGGGCCGGATGCCGAGGAAGGCACCGGACGCCCCTCGCAGCGTCCGCGCTCGGTCAATGACCTCGGCATGGGCGATATGCTGCGGCACGATGCTGAACGACTGCGCATTCTGGTCGAACGCCACCAGCTCCACACCGGCAGCAAGCTTGCGGGCGCGCTGCTGGCCGATTGGGACGCGGCGCTGGGCAAGTTCGTAAAGGTGATGCCGCGCGATTATGCGGCGGCGCTCAAACGGCTCGAGGCCGAGCGCCACGAGGCCGAAAGCGTCGCGGCGGAGTGA
- a CDS encoding TIGR04063 family PEP-CTERM/XrtA system glycosyltransferase, with translation MTRVLHVLDHSLPLHSGYTFRTRAILKAQEVLGLEVRGITGQRHNLEAVLNGSPEVADGLTFHRTPGTPSGPPPLREMGEIEALTTAIIALADEWRPDIIHAHSPALCGAAAQRAARALGIPFVYEIRAFWEDAAVGNLTGTEGSIKYRLTRALETQVAKAADALFTICEGLRQDLAERGIPDSRIHVMRNGVDLDLFGDPPPRDGALAAELGIADGAPVIGYIGSFYAYEGVDDLIAAMPLLRRSHPDSRLLLVGAGPMDESWRAAAAKLPEPEAVIFTGRVPHAAVERYYSLVDVLAYPRKAQRLTDLVTPLKPLEAMAQRRLVAASSVGGHRELITDGETGTLFAPDDPAACAAALARLLDAREGWEAMKDRAVTHVRTRHDWAANARDYLSVYHLLLGQTQSGAAGRMAAVAG, from the coding sequence ATGACCCGCGTTCTGCATGTGCTCGATCATTCGCTTCCGCTCCACAGCGGCTACACCTTCCGTACCCGCGCGATCCTGAAGGCGCAGGAGGTGCTGGGGCTGGAGGTGCGCGGCATCACCGGGCAGCGTCATAACTTAGAGGCCGTGCTGAATGGATCGCCCGAGGTAGCGGATGGCCTGACGTTCCACCGCACCCCCGGCACTCCGTCTGGGCCCCCGCCGTTGCGCGAGATGGGCGAGATCGAAGCGCTGACGACTGCCATAATCGCGCTTGCCGATGAATGGCGGCCCGACATCATCCACGCCCATTCGCCCGCCCTGTGCGGCGCGGCGGCGCAGCGGGCGGCGCGTGCGCTCGGCATTCCCTTCGTCTATGAAATCCGCGCCTTTTGGGAGGATGCCGCCGTCGGCAATCTCACCGGCACCGAAGGCAGCATCAAATATCGCCTGACCCGCGCACTCGAAACCCAAGTCGCCAAGGCGGCGGACGCGCTGTTCACGATCTGCGAGGGGCTGCGCCAAGATCTGGCCGAGCGGGGCATTCCCGACAGCCGGATTCACGTGATGCGCAATGGGGTCGATCTTGACCTGTTCGGCGACCCGCCTCCGCGTGATGGCGCGCTGGCGGCCGAGCTCGGTATTGCCGATGGCGCGCCGGTGATCGGCTATATCGGTAGCTTCTATGCCTATGAGGGCGTCGATGATCTGATCGCCGCCATGCCGCTGCTGCGCCGCTCGCACCCCGATTCGCGGCTGCTGCTGGTGGGCGCGGGGCCGATGGACGAAAGCTGGCGCGCGGCGGCGGCGAAGTTGCCCGAACCCGAGGCGGTGATCTTCACCGGGCGCGTGCCGCACGCTGCGGTCGAGCGCTACTATTCGCTGGTCGACGTGCTCGCCTATCCGCGCAAGGCCCAGCGCCTGACCGATCTGGTCACGCCTTTGAAGCCGCTGGAAGCGATGGCGCAGCGCCGACTGGTCGCCGCGTCCAGCGTGGGTGGGCACCGCGAGCTGATCACCGATGGCGAGACCGGGACTTTGTTTGCGCCCGATGATCCAGCCGCCTGCGCCGCCGCGCTCGCCCGGTTGCTCGATGCGCGCGAAGGCTGGGAGGCGATGAAGGACCGCGCCGTTACTCATGTGCGCACCCGCCATGACTGGGCGGCCAATGCCCGAGATTATCTCTCCGTTTACCATCTGTTGCTAGGCCAGACCCAGAGCGGCGCTGCGGGGCGCATGGCCGCCGTGGCAGGATGA
- a CDS encoding DUF5935 domain-containing protein, with product MLDLVFLAFIGYVLVLGLRRPFLWVLLYVYIDILAPQRIGYSAIASLPVSLIAFAAAFGGWVALDRKEGARFTLRQGLMALLLVYCFWTTGHADFPIEAATKWDWVWKALLFAIFLPLTLTTRARIEGLALVLLLSVATIVIGTGMKTILGGGGYQNLKFFVNDNSGIYESSTLATVAIGLIPMLWWFVKHGTIFRPHWLVTGFAVALTFAALLVPIGTEARTGLLCIAALGGLMLRYTKQRFLFIAGAGVLGLTALPFLPQSYYERMATLAQPSGDESASTRIAVWEWTIDYVAQKPLGGGFDAFRGNKFNYVMPVKQTDRNTTTVTYQPVEDKGRAYHSSFFEMLGEQGWPGLIIWLSLHLIGLWQMERIQRRWKNAEAEAERWISPLAAALQMGALIYLVGATFQGIAYQPVMLMLVGLQIGLNTYCARIDSARGLLERSALRKQAIASKMGGAVAA from the coding sequence ATGCTTGACCTCGTCTTCCTCGCCTTCATCGGATACGTGCTGGTGCTCGGTCTCCGGCGCCCGTTCCTGTGGGTGCTGCTCTATGTCTATATCGACATCCTCGCCCCGCAGCGGATCGGCTATTCCGCGATTGCCAGCCTGCCGGTCTCGCTGATCGCATTTGCTGCAGCCTTCGGCGGCTGGGTCGCGCTCGACCGCAAGGAGGGCGCGCGCTTTACCCTCAGGCAGGGGTTGATGGCGCTGCTGCTGGTCTATTGCTTCTGGACGACGGGCCATGCCGATTTCCCGATCGAAGCCGCGACCAAGTGGGACTGGGTGTGGAAGGCGCTGCTGTTTGCGATCTTCCTCCCCCTTACCCTCACCACCCGTGCGAGGATCGAAGGGCTGGCGCTGGTGCTACTGCTTTCGGTCGCGACGATCGTGATCGGCACGGGGATGAAGACCATCCTGGGCGGCGGGGGCTATCAGAACCTCAAGTTCTTCGTGAACGACAATAGCGGCATCTATGAAAGCTCGACGCTGGCGACGGTCGCGATCGGGCTGATCCCGATGCTGTGGTGGTTCGTCAAGCATGGCACGATCTTCCGCCCGCATTGGCTGGTGACGGGTTTCGCTGTGGCGCTGACCTTCGCCGCCCTGCTCGTCCCCATCGGCACCGAAGCGCGCACCGGCCTGCTGTGCATCGCCGCGCTGGGCGGGTTGATGCTGCGCTATACCAAGCAGCGCTTCCTGTTCATCGCAGGCGCTGGCGTGCTGGGGCTCACCGCCCTGCCCTTCCTCCCGCAATCCTATTACGAGCGTATGGCGACCCTTGCGCAACCGAGCGGCGATGAAAGCGCTTCGACGCGGATTGCGGTGTGGGAATGGACCATCGATTACGTCGCGCAGAAACCGTTGGGCGGCGGGTTCGATGCCTTTCGCGGCAACAAGTTCAACTACGTGATGCCGGTCAAGCAAACCGACAGGAACACCACCACGGTCACCTATCAGCCGGTCGAGGACAAGGGCCGCGCCTATCACTCCTCGTTCTTCGAGATGCTGGGCGAACAGGGCTGGCCGGGCCTGATCATCTGGCTTTCGCTCCACCTGATCGGGCTGTGGCAGATGGAGCGCATCCAGCGCCGCTGGAAGAATGCCGAGGCCGAGGCCGAACGCTGGATTTCGCCGCTTGCCGCCGCCTTGCAGATGGGGGCGCTGATCTATCTCGTCGGCGCGACCTTCCAGGGGATCGCCTATCAGCCGGTGATGCTGATGCTGGTCGGCCTCCAGATCGGGCTCAACACCTATTGCGCACGGATCGATTCGGCGCGCGGGCTGCTGGAGCGCAGCGCGTTGCGCAAGCAGGCCATCGCAAGCAAGATGGGCGGTGCCGTAGCGGCATAG
- a CDS encoding MaoC family dehydratase, protein MNPQELAAKVGEVIGTSEWAEMSQERINQFAEATGDHQFIHVNEEMAKMTPFGGTIAHGFLTLSMIPYLGAQGGAPRIDGVKMGVNYGGNKTRFIAPVRAGKRIRGVWKLTEMVEKRPGQWQQTCEITIEIEGEEKPALICEWITQYFV, encoded by the coding sequence ATGAACCCGCAGGAATTGGCCGCCAAGGTCGGCGAAGTTATCGGCACCAGCGAATGGGCCGAAATGAGCCAGGAACGCATCAACCAGTTCGCCGAGGCGACCGGTGATCACCAGTTCATCCACGTCAACGAAGAGATGGCCAAGATGACGCCGTTCGGCGGGACCATCGCGCACGGCTTCCTGACCTTGTCGATGATCCCCTATCTCGGCGCCCAGGGCGGTGCCCCGCGCATCGACGGGGTGAAGATGGGCGTAAACTACGGCGGCAACAAGACGCGCTTCATCGCCCCCGTCCGCGCGGGCAAGCGCATCCGCGGCGTCTGGAAGCTCACCGAAATGGTAGAAAAGCGCCCCGGCCAGTGGCAGCAGACCTGCGAGATCACCATCGAGATCGAAGGCGAGGAAAAGCCCGCCCTGATCTGCGAGTGGATCACGCAATACTTCGTGTGA